AGATAATTCCATGTTTTTCCTCCCAAATGCGTTCTCTGGTGCAGCAACTGCTGCAAAAGGACCTCGTTCACAATGGTCAAAGTGCCACCCATCGTGCCTTATCCCATTCATGTTTCAGTCACTAACCGCGCCAGTTCACACTCTTTTATAAGCGCTTTCATATCTTCTTAAAATGTCATAAGCTTGTTGCCCGTTTTCGGCCTTGAACAAAGCTTTCAGAGTTGCTTCGTCAGCAATGATTTCGGAAAGTTCTTGAATGGCCCGCAAATGTTGATCGGTATCTTTCACCGCGATCGGCACGATCATGCGAATACGAAAACCATTTGGATAAACAACTGGCTGTTTCAAGATGTAGAAACCAAACCCATTGCGCAACACGCCATTTTCCGGCACGGTATGTGGGATTGCCACCTGCGTTCCAATAAAACTGTAGTTGTCCGCGGCTGCTGTCTCTGCCATGAGTGTCTGGCGAAAAGGGTCGGTTACATAGTCCAACCGTTCGAGTGGCCGAATTGCCTGTTGAAGCGCTTGTTCCCAGTTGCGACTGCTACCAACCTGAATCAAATCAGGCTCAGTAAAGTCGGTCAGGCGTGGTTGGTCAACCACGGGGAGCTCTTCAACCGTCTGATCCGCTAGAAAGCGGCGCAGTGCGTGATCAAGTCCAACGGCATCCGTCACTTTTGCATGCTTGCGGACAATAGCCGTCAAAGCGGAAATACCGGTTTGAATATTTTTGACCCCGATGTCGTTCAACACCCGGTAGCGCAATTGCACTTGTTCATCGCCGCTGAGCAGGGGATGAATAATATACTGTCGTGCTGACGTCTTGAGGGGCACGGTTGTAAATACAAGATCGTAATCCCCTGAAAAATGTTCAAACTCCCGCGCTGATGTTGCTGAAAGAAAACTAATTTCCGGAAATAAGCGCCGCAGATTCTGAATCATGAGTTTGGAAACAATCAAGCCATTTGTGCAAACAACAGCCGCTCGTTCCTTACTAACATGTAAATCAGCGGACTTTTCCAGTTCCCCGTCAAAGTAAAAAGCGATCAGATTGCGCTCATCTTCCGGAATCGTTTTCCCCGTCAGTTTTTCAAGTGGTTCAATAATGGCGTTGATCGTATCGACTAAGAACCGATGTCGGGAATCAGCAGCCATCACCTGACCAATGCCAATATCATGCAGATGCAAGCCATAACGAACGCGAAAAATAGCAGGACGTAGATGAGCAAGCAATCGTTTAACGAAATCGTCTTGGTCGGTAATTTTGATGAAGGTTTGCTGTTCAAATTTTGCGACCATGGTTTGAATAGCCTTGACCAAATCCGCATCAGCAACGCCAACATCCCCGCGAATCGTATTCGCCGAAAGCAGGAGAATGACCAACCACTCGGCATCCGAGTCATTTGTCAGCCATGCTTTAGGCATTAACGGCCTTAGTGCCGAAAACTCCTCGGTATCACTGATCTGATGCTCGAAGTAATGATGATCGCTTACTCGATGAGACAGGTTGCGTGTGACATTCATCAAAACCGCCAACATCAGGAAGCTGAACGATTCGTCTGAATAAGCCACATTTCGGGCATTTTCAACCTCGCGAACAAAATGAATGACCTGTTCGGTTGGTAGTTTGCCAAGTTGTTCCATCGAACTGCGACCATCGTCGTATTTCAACAACTGCGTCACGAGATAATTCAATAAATTGCGAATGGCCAACTCCGAGCCTTCGATAAAATAACCTGCTTGGCGCGTATACTTCAGTTTTAATTGCCGCGTACTCAGAAAACGCGCCGCTGCTTTCAGATCCGCTGAAGCTGTGGTTCGACTGACACCGCTAAAATCATAGATATGAACCAGCGATAACAACTCATCGCTCACAAGCAGGTACAGGCAAATGAGCAGGATGCGCTCCTCTTCTTCGCGATAAACATACGGTTGCGGTTCTTCAGTCGCTTGCAAATTGAAAAACTCAGCAATCTCACTCGATGTGACAAACTCGCCTCGCGGTGTCCGCGTGATCTTTGGGAGTTGATGATCGACCAACTCTTCATTAATCTGAGACAATGCATACGCTAACTGACGACGAGTAATGCCAAACTTCTTTTCTAAATCACCACTTTTCAAATTTGGATGACGAATAATTTCTGAAAGGATCTGTAAGTTGCGTTTCTTCAAACAACTCTCACCTCCAGGTTCAATTTCAATTGTACGAGACAAATGGCCGTTGTGACGGCGCTTTCATTCCAGCTTTTGTGCACCCTCTCTTGGTTTGCAATGTACAAGGTGTACTCCCCAGTTCACAGACGTTGGCAACAAAGGCTTCTGTCAAAACAAAAATGGGCAAAAAAAGAACCCACAAACACGAAGTTTGTGAGCCGTTGGTACTTATTCGAATCATTCGGAGACTTTCTGGTACAAATCGACAAGTTCCCCTGCCAAATCGCGAAAAGTAATCGCCGTCATCACATGGTCCTGCCCATGCACCATCAGTAACGATACCGGTTGATGTTCGCCGCTTGCCTCAGCGGTTAGCATGCCGGTTTGTGCTTGGTGTGCCTCCGCCAGAAATTGATCGGCTTCTTTGAGTTTGGTTTCAGCTTGAGTAAAATCACCAGCTTTGGCAGCTCTAATTGCTTCAACTGCTGCCCCTTTTGCATTGCCGCCTGCCATGATTAACTGCATGACGACAAGTTGTTGTTGTTCATCCATAAAAGCGTCCCCCCTTAATAGCCTTGAGCGCCAGCACTGTCTTTATGTCCTGCAAGCAAATTGTTGACGCCTTTTCGGCCTGTTTATGCCATCAAATCAAGCGCTGTTTGTAGAACATGATCGCCTTTCATCAGGCCGTAATCTTGCATATTAATGACCGCTACTGGAATCGTCAGCGTCTTTTTAAAGTCACTTTCTAAGTAACGCACTTGCGGCCCAAGCAGCAACACATCTGGGTGCTCAGCTGCTAATTGATCCTGAGCATCGGAAGCTGATGCGGCAAATATTTTGACATGAACATCTGTCTGCTCAGCAGCATCCAGCATTTTTCTAACCAACATACTGGTCGACATACCTGCTGCACAAACCAGCATGATCGTCTTCTCATTTTCAGCCATGATTCTTTTCCTCACTTTCAAATGGACGCAACGTTGGCGCCACCAGTCCAGTCGCCGCCACCTGACTAAACCAGTGACCTGATTTTTTGAGTGACTTTGTTTGATTGCGTAGGTCATTACGAATCAAACCGTACCGATTCTTGTAAGCATTCAGCCATGACCAGCAGTCAATGCCGGTCCACACGAAGTAGCCATGACAATTAGCCCCTTCTGCGATAGCCTGGCTTAAGAATCGCAGGTGATCGGTCATAAACTGAATGCGATAATCGTCTTGGACCATACCGTCTTTCAAAAACCGTTCTTCGTTTGCTACCCCTATACCATTTTCAGCCACAAACCAAGGCAGATTGTCGTAGCGACGCTTAATGGTCATTGCAATGTCATATAATGCGTCTGGGTATATTTCCCAGCCTTTA
This genomic window from Lacticaseibacillus paracasei subsp. paracasei contains:
- a CDS encoding PTS lactose/cellobiose transporter subunit IIA, with amino-acid sequence MDEQQQLVVMQLIMAGGNAKGAAVEAIRAAKAGDFTQAETKLKEADQFLAEAHQAQTGMLTAEASGEHQPVSLLMVHGQDHVMTAITFRDLAGELVDLYQKVSE
- a CDS encoding PTS sugar transporter subunit IIB, with amino-acid sequence MAENEKTIMLVCAAGMSTSMLVRKMLDAAEQTDVHVKIFAASASDAQDQLAAEHPDVLLLGPQVRYLESDFKKTLTIPVAVINMQDYGLMKGDHVLQTALDLMA
- a CDS encoding BglG family transcription antiterminator, which produces MKKRNLQILSEIIRHPNLKSGDLEKKFGITRRQLAYALSQINEELVDHQLPKITRTPRGEFVTSSEIAEFFNLQATEEPQPYVYREEEERILLICLYLLVSDELLSLVHIYDFSGVSRTTASADLKAAARFLSTRQLKLKYTRQAGYFIEGSELAIRNLLNYLVTQLLKYDDGRSSMEQLGKLPTEQVIHFVREVENARNVAYSDESFSFLMLAVLMNVTRNLSHRVSDHHYFEHQISDTEEFSALRPLMPKAWLTNDSDAEWLVILLLSANTIRGDVGVADADLVKAIQTMVAKFEQQTFIKITDQDDFVKRLLAHLRPAIFRVRYGLHLHDIGIGQVMAADSRHRFLVDTINAIIEPLEKLTGKTIPEDERNLIAFYFDGELEKSADLHVSKERAAVVCTNGLIVSKLMIQNLRRLFPEISFLSATSAREFEHFSGDYDLVFTTVPLKTSARQYIIHPLLSGDEQVQLRYRVLNDIGVKNIQTGISALTAIVRKHAKVTDAVGLDHALRRFLADQTVEELPVVDQPRLTDFTEPDLIQVGSSRNWEQALQQAIRPLERLDYVTDPFRQTLMAETAAADNYSFIGTQVAIPHTVPENGVLRNGFGFYILKQPVVYPNGFRIRMIVPIAVKDTDQHLRAIQELSEIIADEATLKALFKAENGQQAYDILRRYESAYKRV